AGAGGCAGCTGCACAGACTGCAGGAGGGCGGCTTTTCATCCCCTCGACAACCCTGTAAAGCTCGACTTCTTTGCTGTTGATTTCCTTTACTTCAGCGACCCCTTAACTCAGTTGTCATACACATGTGGCTTGAGTTGGACCAAAAGAACTACTGAGATTTTcctgccggggggggggtgggtcagaggtcactcacTCTATTagcttgttttccctcttttacACTTGACCGGGCCACTGCATTGATGTCAGCTTCGCTTCGTCAGCGACGGCGCTGCTTGTTAACATTCCTCGTCCGCACACAAGCGCACACCGAGTTCGACCGTTTTGTAAAGATTTCTGTCGTGTTGTATGATTCCATCTGTCCGATTCAGATGTTAGGAAGCTGACAGTGCAGGGAAGGATGTTCGCCGGGGGAAATCCCTGCTGTGAACCCCAGTACAGATTTAAACCTGTAATCGGAAATATTGTCGCTTGATATCTAGCAGTTGTGATGCACAGTCGTTTATTTATGATGAGGGCGATATGACGGATGGGTTTTAGGGCGGGGGGGGAATCTTTTTCCTACGGTTGGTATTTTCAGTATGTCCAGCAGATGGAACTCTTCTCCTTCACACTACACATCTATTGTCAGGGAAATGCAGAGCAAATTGTTTGAGGGTTAAACACCAGGAATATCACCAGGAATATGAAACATATTCCTTAAACTTTTTCTGCCCATTAGAAGTTGAGCTAATTGGctcaaagatacatttttaaattaacttaTTTGTATATTGAAAGGTAGAACAAATGATGTTCtataatttactgtatttttctatCCATCTGGTggaacatgaaaacatttttcatacagCATAAATACaccaaagcaaaacaaaagcgACACTACATCCTGTCATCTTTACTTCATTTggtaaatatttttcaaatatgaacCAAAATGCGtctccttgttttggtttttttgcatctgctttgctttcttcaaatgtttctgGCTGCAtttgtaaattaattattttggaACGATTGACAGGGACACTTTTAATttaacagatttattttaataaacacacgtactgcctttttttgtcatgtagCACAAAGAGGAAAATAGTGGGAAAATGCCGAACAGTTTTTTGCGTCACCGACTTTGGGAGGGTAGAATGGGATATGTTCCCTTtatagagaggagaggaaaaaaagatgttagcctgtgtgtgtttttatatgtgaGAGTTTTAATACGTCGCAGTAACTTGATCTGTTTACAGTTGCAGGACTCGTCTCTGTAGCAGACAGCTTCCACAGCATGTGCCTCGTGTTTGTatgactgtttaaaaaaataaaacctggtGTCGGTGCCTCATTCTGCATCGggcgctttttttttattcagtcatgGTGATGACACGTGAGAACAGTAGTGATCAGCTCACATTTCAACGCTGTAAATAGTCGAGGTGCAACTTTTAATAGAAGTGCGattctcctcctgtttccagcaCCCTAcactaaaaaaaaggaaaagcgcTGGACGGGCGATGCATTCACTGTACCCCGACATCATGTGTGCTGTATCTACCCTAATCAGgtaatgatctttttttttattgtaataatgaCATTTATACCATATCATGACAAATTATTGGTTATTCTAAAGTTGTTGATTGTGTCTCTAATGTTATAATTTGCAAAACTTACTACACGCACTATTGTCATATGTCAATATGATATCAGTTCGATGGGGAATCATTTTATGATCAATATAAGCTTAACATCACAAAGTGCGTTGTCGAATTGTTCCGTCCGCACACAGACCGGGGTGAGAACGATAACCCCGCCTGGTGACCTGGTTAAGGTGGTACTCAGGACGCGTGTGTGCGGCCCTCAGTATGTCTGGACTTCCTGTTGAGCCACCTCCAGGAGGATCTGCAGCTGCTCGCTGAAGTAGTCTGCGAAAAGTAGAACAGAGTGTGAACTGTGCGCTGAGCTTTTTTTCATAGTtgcctttctttcctcccttgtCTAAATCCAACACCTTCGACTCTTGGCAGCCTCGAGCGtggagtaaaaacaacaaaagcccATTATGTCGTACATTGACTACATTCGCTGCATTTTTGTCGGTCGCATCATTAAGCTCTAGCAAAGTCTTTCATATGAACTGTTACATTGATTTTAATACATTCAACAAGCTTTGCAGATCCAGGGTGTGACTCACTGAATATGCGTCTGAATCTCTTGGGCAGAAGGAAGCGGTAGACGGTCACGTAGTAAACTGGGACTCCGGACAGTGTGAGGGCGCAGCTGCACCCTGTGCTCCAGGGGTCCGAATACAGAGACAGACCCACGATGAAGAAACAGACCACCGTGACGGTGACCGCGACGGCCACGGGCACCTACGGGAGAGAGGATGGAATAGAGGACTGTGAAAAAAACTAGGTCTTCAGCGCTCAATGTCTGAACATACGCCGCCCGAACCTTGAAAGGTCTTGGGTGGAGTGGGAAGCGATAGCGGTGGATGAGCATCCCCAGGGTCGCCAAGGCGATGAAGAACCAGCGGGGGAAGGAGGCGAAGTTGACGAGCTTGTAGATCTCGCCCTTGAGcagcatcaccaccaccaaGGGGTACTGCGGACGGACAGATCAGCCACGATAAGCGTATATAGTCATGTAGTGGTTGTATTGAGAGAATCTCTTATTTTAAGTATTTGGGCACTGTACAACTAAATATGAACATTCTAAATATCCACATTCcttaagaattaaaaaaaaaaatccaaatcgtTTTTGAAGCGCCATATTGGTTTTCCTGGAACCAGGATGTGGGAGCAGGGGGcgtgtccacctacacctgcaaccatgaagcgattggacggtactaggTGTCCAATTCATGCCGTATccatttgactctaaatgaaccatcatttacaaaagtgaacatcatgctgtattgaagaagacttgaaactagagaacGAGACCGTAAAGTCCTCCGGCAAAATGTTTCCCGACGTTATGAATCCTGACGTTGTTTCCTCACAGACCTCTGTCGTCTACTGAAAGTCCTCTACCTGCAACATCACAGCAGGCAGAGGCGTCCGTCTGCGGATGTGAATCATGGAGAAGATCCGCGGCCAGTGgccctccctgcctcccacGAACTGCATCCTGCAACACAATGAGCGAGAGGGACCCAATCAATCAGGCTTACATGGCCCACACACACGACGAACAACAATAATCTCTCTGCAACCCCCCAATTTACCTGGGTGATCCAAAGATGCCGCCGTTGAGTGCTCCGAGGCACGACAGGGCCACGAGAACGGGGATCACCGGGGCGATCGCTTGAAAGGCTCGGTTGGCAAACGTctaagaggaggggggggcataGCAATCGGATCAACActccccaaaaaacacaacagcacatctatttaacttcctgttttgatttttctatTTAGAGCACCGACCACAGCCACGGCATcggacagcagcagctcggcaGGCATCATCATGGTGTAGTAGGCCACGTTGACCAGCACGTACAGGACCGTCACTGTTACCATGGAGAAGACTACTGCCAGCGGGATGTTTCTGTCGAAAcagggatacacacacacacacacacacacacacacacacacacacacacacacacacacacacacacacacacacacacacacacacacacaaacacacacacacacacacacacacacacacacacacacacacacacacacacacacacacacacacacacacacacacaaacacaaacacacacacacacacacacacacacacacacacacacacacagagacgtgtGAAGGCAACGTGGCttttagataaaaaataaaatgtggatgCAGCGGAGAGGGCTGATGTTAAAATACCTTTTTGGGTTTATGACCTCTTCTGTGACACAGTTCAGATAAAACctgaagagggagggaaagaaaaattgTTTCAGATAGTTGTGCGTGTGAATCGGCAAATTGTCAGGTTTCAATTAATGTCGGTATGTATGTTGTCATCTTGTCCGGTTCTTCTGGTTGTACCATCCACCGTAGGCGTATAGACCGTTGTAGAAGGCCAGCGGCAACCGATCCAGTGTCAACGCGTCGACCTCGAACCCCTTCTGgaagttttctgttttccctggaaagaaagaacgatgcagagggagagagtcacTAGGCAGCTcaaaaaagacaaggaaactACACGTGTATCCACAGGGGTGACGATTACATCCTCTCACCGTCGGCCAATGCAATCAGACCAGGCACGATGATGAGGACCAGCGCAAACAGCTTAACGAAGGTCATGGTGACCTGAGTGCGGGAGGCCAGGGTCACACTCCAGCAGTTGACCGCAGTGACGAACGCTGcggagagacacacaaagacaaacagctggtaaaagaaaagaagtttaCGCATCTCGTTGTggttggagggaggaggaggaggaggcggaggaggaagaagaggaagaggagtaatTGAAACCACTCACTCACTCCGAGGATGCTGACGACTTGGAGCAGCGCCGCGGGAGGATCGCACGGTGTGAAGAACGGATCCACCACGTAGCGGGCGAACGCCAGGGACACGTAGGAACTCACGGCCGGCCTGtaggcggcggggggggggggggtataactttttgttgtgttttgttatttgtttttggtttttttcaaaagagaaacTAACTGGATGAAGAAGAAGTCCGCCCAGAGGCACACGAAGGCCGGCAGCGGCCCCAGCGTCTCCAGCAGGTAAATGTATTGGCCCCCCGATTTGGTGAAAGTGGTGCCCAGCTCGGCGAAGCACAACGCCCCTGAAGGAACAGACgagacagagagcagcattgaaaaaatacaaaataagagCATATAAAAGAACATTAAAGTAGTTTCAAAGGGAAATGTTAGAATTGGGAACattggtacacacacacatccaggtgTGGACCAAAACACAGAGGGGTGTTTAAAAGCAAACAAGTAGtcaaaattttttaaatcaaaatgaaacaaaatgaactcTATGGTGTTGAAAGATGGCCGACTTTCCCCTGCATGTCAATCTatcatgtcatgtgtgtgtgtgtgcgtgcgtgcgtgcgtgcgtgcgtgcgtgcatgtgtgtgtggagtgaatGATCGATCTTGTCCTTAAAATAAGTTTTGAAATAGATGTGATGGATGATTTTTGTCCCACAAGAGCTTCTTCACTTTTagtttcaaattaattttttatcCTTTGTCTTTAAAAATGGGACTGACAGATAATCCCTTCCTTCATCACCCTGTAAAGTCTCTCACCACACAACGAGAGGACGCCGCACAGCGCCCACACCAGCAGGGAGAGCCCCACGCTCCCGCTGTTGAGCAGGACCCCCTTGGGCGCGATGAAGATGCCGCTGCCCACCACCGTCCCGATGATGAAGGACATGGCCGACAGCAGGCCGATCTCCCTCCGCAGGtgaacctcctcctcgtccttcttcttcttcttcgtcttggTACCGTCCATGTCTCCGTCGCAAAACTGACCACACTTTCACGTGACGCTCGTTCGCTCGCTCCGCTCGATTGACCTTGAGATTTTTGGTATGTCGGCAAAATGAAGTTCTTACTTCCTGAGAATGTTCTCTTATGTGGCGTCGGTAGAATCCTTCCCACTTTTCCCTCTGGCGCTCCTTACTAAAACTCCTCTGTACGACTCCTGTCAACATTTGCACAAGTTCACAGCCGTTTGGTGACTGTGTGGATGAGGTGACACAACAtgcccaccccccctcctcttttctcctgcaTGATTCAGATGTTGGGAGACGGCATCATCCGGGGGCCTAAAGCGTGACAGTGTGACGGGGTCGCGTGACGTCTTCGTCgggcatgatgatgatgatgatgataaagctGACAGTGCAGGGAAGGATGTTTGTGGGTGGAAAATCCCTGCTGTGAACCCCAGTAAAGATTTAAACCTGTAGTCGGAAATATTGTCGCTTGATATGTAGCAGTTATGATGCACGGTCGTTTATTTATGATGAGGGCAATATGACGGATGGGTTGGGTTTtagggcaggggaggggggggatctTTTTCCTAGGGTTAAGGGCCCAAAAAGCTTGCCCCTGACCCACCCAGAGGCTGCAGAACAAGCCCCTGCTCACAGCTGTGGTCTTCAGCTCTCTGGAAGGGTGGGTTTTAAGGTGTTgtcgagcacacacacacacacacacacacacacacacacacacacacacacacacacacacacacacacacacacacacacacacacacacacacacacacacacacacatggcagcGCTCTTATTGCATTCATCTATCGAGCCAGCGTGACTCGTCTTATATCTGTCCAGATAAATCATACAGGCCCCCCTTTGACGTGTACCCCCCCCCCGGGGACAAATATGTCCCCGGGGGGGGACACTCTGCTCAGTTCAGAACCTCTGTGGCCTAACACCTCTCTTCCAAAAATCACACCCACGCCTCCTGAAAAACAGATGTTggaaggggggaagggggagggaggggcgcgTGTTCATCTCATCCCAGCGTGCTCGATCATTGTAAAACTGTCTTTGGTCGGCCAATTTACGTCCCCTCATGATGAAGTGCCTTCGCCCTACTGCCGCATTAATGTGACGGAGCTGCGATGTGGTCAACTAGAATAATAATCGAGGCGTCGTTCAGTCAATACACCGCCATCCGTCCGGTCGCAGTCGTCGTGCCCCCGATCCTGATATTCATTATGCCattcaatattttctgtctcttcgcACACTTGCTGTTGAATTCATCTCCGTCACGGTGACAGTTCGTCAGACGCACCGCGGTGCTGTGCCAGTGGACTCCGGAACAACACGCCGGCTGACCGAATGCTGTGTGGCTGAGGAGCAGTTGCTAGGAgacgcctcctctctctgcccagCGGTAGTAAGGGTTGGATGGatttggagagagggagatagttCGATAGCACTtacttattct
This region of Scophthalmus maximus strain ysfricsl-2021 chromosome 12, ASM2237912v1, whole genome shotgun sequence genomic DNA includes:
- the LOC118318281 gene encoding cystine/glutamate transporter-like isoform X3, which translates into the protein MDKEGDRGRDKKKNKSEPGTDNLSEASNTTCGLSCFCSVGALCFAELGTTFTKSGGQYIYLLETLGPLPAFVCLWADFFFIQPAVSSYVSLAFARYVVDPFFTPCDPPAALLQVVSILGVTFVTAVNCWSVTLASRTQVTMTFVKLFALVLIIVPGLIALADGKTENFQKGFEVDALTLDRLPLAFYNGLYAYGGWFYLNCVTEEVINPKRNIPLAVVFSMVTVTVLYVLVNVAYYTMMMPAELLLSDAVAVTFANRAFQAIAPVIPVLVALSCLGALNGGIFGSPRMQFVGGREGHWPRIFSMIHIRRRTPLPAVMLQYPLVVVMLLKGEIYKLVNFASFPRWFFIALATLGMLIHRYRFPLHPRPFKVPVAVAVTVTVVCFFIVGLSLYSDPWSTGCSCALTLSGVPVYYVTVYRFLLPKRFRRIFNYFSEQLQILLEVAQQEVQTY
- the LOC118318281 gene encoding cystine/glutamate transporter-like isoform X4, producing the protein MRVVMFLLGRGVVLRRAGHHFHQIGGPIHLPAGDAGAAAGLRVPLGGLLLHPAGREFLRVPGVRPLRGGSVLHTVRSSRGAAPSRQHPRTFVTAVNCWSVTLASRTQVTMTFVKLFALVLIIVPGLIALADGKTENFQKGFEVDALTLDRLPLAFYNGLYAYGGWFYLNCVTEEVINPKRNIPLAVVFSMVTVTVLYVLVNVAYYTMMMPAELLLSDAVAVTFANRAFQAIAPVIPVLVALSCLGALNGGIFGSPRMQFVGGREGHWPRIFSMIHIRRRTPLPAVMLQYPLVVVMLLKGEIYKLVNFASFPRWFFIALATLGMLIHRYRFPLHPRPFKVPVAVAVTVTVVCFFIVGLSLYSDPWSTGCSCALTLSGVPVYYVTVYRFLLPKRFRRIFNYFSEQLQILLEVAQQEVQTY
- the LOC118318281 gene encoding cystine/glutamate transporter-like isoform X1 is translated as MLTGVVQRSFSKERQREKWEGFYRRHIREHSQEVRTSFCRHTKNLKVNRAERANERHVKVWSVLRRRHGRYQDEEEEEGRGGGSPAEGDRPAVGHVLHHRDGGGQRHLHRAQGGPAQQRERGALPAGVGAVRRPLVVWGVVLRRAGHHFHQIGGPIHLPAGDAGAAAGLRVPLGGLLLHPAGREFLRVPGVRPLRGGSVLHTVRSSRGAAPSRQHPRTFVTAVNCWSVTLASRTQVTMTFVKLFALVLIIVPGLIALADGKTENFQKGFEVDALTLDRLPLAFYNGLYAYGGWFYLNCVTEEVINPKRNIPLAVVFSMVTVTVLYVLVNVAYYTMMMPAELLLSDAVAVTFANRAFQAIAPVIPVLVALSCLGALNGGIFGSPRMQFVGGREGHWPRIFSMIHIRRRTPLPAVMLQYPLVVVMLLKGEIYKLVNFASFPRWFFIALATLGMLIHRYRFPLHPRPFKVPVAVAVTVTVVCFFIVGLSLYSDPWSTGCSCALTLSGVPVYYVTVYRFLLPKRFRRIFNYFSEQLQILLEVAQQEVQTY
- the LOC118318281 gene encoding cystine/glutamate transporter-like isoform X2; its protein translation is MDGTKTKKKKKDEEEVHLRREIGLLSAMSFIIGTVVGSGIFIAPKGVLLNSGSVGLSLLVWALCGVLSLCGALCFAELGTTFTKSGGQYIYLLETLGPLPAFVCLWADFFFIQPAVSSYVSLAFARYVVDPFFTPCDPPAALLQVVSILGVTFVTAVNCWSVTLASRTQVTMTFVKLFALVLIIVPGLIALADGKTENFQKGFEVDALTLDRLPLAFYNGLYAYGGWFYLNCVTEEVINPKRNIPLAVVFSMVTVTVLYVLVNVAYYTMMMPAELLLSDAVAVTFANRAFQAIAPVIPVLVALSCLGALNGGIFGSPRMQFVGGREGHWPRIFSMIHIRRRTPLPAVMLQYPLVVVMLLKGEIYKLVNFASFPRWFFIALATLGMLIHRYRFPLHPRPFKVPVAVAVTVTVVCFFIVGLSLYSDPWSTGCSCALTLSGVPVYYVTVYRFLLPKRFRRIFNYFSEQLQILLEVAQQEVQTY